The Halostagnicola larsenii XH-48 region TTCGATCCCGTTCAACACCTACGCGCTGCTCGCCATCGTGATGGTCGGGGTCATCGTCTACACGGGGCGGGACTACGGCGAGATGCTGACCGCGGAACACCGCGCGTGGTCTTCCGGAAAGGTAAACCGCGACGACGCACAGCCCTTGCAGGAAGTCGAGAAGGACCTCGGCGAGCCGATCGAGGACAAACCGATGCTTCGGACGTTCTTCGGACCGGTCGTCGTCCTCCTCGCAGTCACGTTGTCCGGCGCGGTCTGGACCGGACACCAGTCGTGGCTCTCCGCCCAGGAGGAGGCAGGCGCTCCGACGGCGTTCGGCGCGGCGGCCGACGAGAGCGGAACGGTGCAGGTGCTCGTCGATATCGTCGGTGCGGGGAATTTCACCAGTTCGCTGATCTGGGGTTCGTTCGCGATGGTCACCACCGCGATCGCGATCGGCATCGCCTACGATCTCTTCGATCTTAGCGACGGCGTGGAGACGGTTCTCGACGGTTTCCGACTCATGTTGACCGCAGTGACGATCCTCGTTCTCGCGTGGGGGATCAGTTCGACCACGGACGCGCTGGGGACCGGCGATTTCGTCGCCGGCGTCGTCGGGGCATCTATCCCCGCGGCACTTCTCCCGCTCGTCATCCTGTTCGTCTCCGCGTTCGTCGCGTTCACCATGGGATCGTCGTGGGCGACCATGACGATCGTGACCCCCATTGCGATCACCGTCGCCTTCGAGATGACGGGGACGTTCGAACCCATGCCCGTCGTCGTCGGTGCCGTCTTCTCTGGCGCGATCTTCGGCGATCACACCTCGCCGATCTCCGATACGTCGGTGCTCTCCTCGACGTTCACCGGCGCCGATCTGATCGACCACGTTCGAACGCAGTTTTACTACGCTGGGACCGTGATGGCCGTTGTCATCGTCTGTTACCTGCTGTACGGCTTCCTCGAGGTGCCACCGCTTATCTTCCTTCCGCTCGGATTCGTCCTGCTCGTCGGTCTCGTCTACGCGCTCTCGGAACTAGACGCTCGGCGACGCGGCGTCGAGCCCGTCGTTTCGAACGTCCCACAGGAAGATCCGGAATCCGTCTCCGCTCGAGAACCCACGACCGATTCGACGGAGTAAGTCGGATTCGATCGCTTCCCTGCTCGAGATTCGCTTCGAACGCCTCTGGTGAATCGCCAGATAGCGCCGACCTGATCCGTCACAACTAGGGAGTTGAAACTGGAAACTGCGGCTGCTTTCTGTCCAAAATTTCCCGCTCCACAGGGAAGGTGGCGATTCACCACGGCCGCTCAAATCGGATTCTTCTTCGGATATCACCAGAAAGATACAACGTGACGAGTAATTCTAGTATATTGAAATATTTCCGCTGAATTAGAACTACTGTTCACGAAGGAATTATGACTGTAGTATGCTTCCAAAGGTTAGGCCCGTACCGATTAGGACACACGCTATCCCGACGAGGAACAAGGAGAAAAAACCGTTTTCGAGGGTAACGATTTGTATGAGTACAATTCCTATTAACGTCGTCTGCAGCCCAACTGCCAACCTGGACACATCATTGAGGACCATGGTTATCAAAACCTTCTTTTCGAAATGACATTAGTGCTGGCAATCAGTAGAAGGCTTTGAGCGAGAACCATCAATTTAATTAGGTGGTTAGGCGGGGCTCTGGTGAATCGCTACCCAGCGATTCACCAGGACCCTTCGAACGAGACGTCCTGCAGACCGCAGGACTACCGGCTTCGCCACGCTTTTAGAATTACCGACCGTAACCCCGCACATGGACGGAACGCTCGATCACGTGATGCTGCGAGTCGCGGACTTAGACGACTCCCTCGAGTGGTACCAGACCCACTTAGACTACGAGGAGAAAGACCGCCACGAGGGCGACGGCTTCACCATCGTCTACCTTGGACCCGAAGAGATGCACGAGGAGGGAGCGATGCTCGAGTTGACTCACAACGAGGACGAAGACGACCTCGAAGTCGGCGACGCGTGGGGCCACATTGCGGTTCGCGTTCCCGAGGACGAACTCGAGTCGTCCTACCAGCAACTCATGGACGAGGGCGTCGAGGACTACCGCGATCCTGAATCCTGCGGCGGCCGATACGCGTTCGTCAAGGACCCCGACGGCCACGAAATCGAGATCGTCAAGCGCGACTACGGCGCGAAGTGGTCGCTCGATCACACCATGATTCGCGTCGAGGACGCCGACGAGGCGATCGGTTTCTGGACCCGGAAGTTCGAGTACGAACACGCCGGCCGCTGGGAGTCCGATACCTTCGCGAACTACTTCATGAAACCGGAAGGCGCCGCCGAGGAGGCGATGACGGTCGAACTCACCTACAACTACGACGGCCGAAGCTACGAACTGGGCGACGCCTGGGGACACCTCTGTGTCGAAGTCGACGACCTCGCCGGGGACTGGGAGCAATTACAGACTCGAGAGGCGGCCGACTACCGCGATCCGGAGAGCAACGACAACATGTACGCGTTCACCAAAGATCAGGACGGCCACGAGATCGAACTGCTCGAGCGCGATCCGAACGCCGATTCGCTGTTCCCCTTCTAGAACTGCTCAAAGTCGCTTTTCCGCTTTCATCGGTGTCCGGTATCGGCCGAATCCCTACCGATCCCGTTCGACGACTTCTCCGGGGTTCGTCGTCGTATTTGGCGACAGTTTGACGCCGGGATAGAGGCTGGTGTTGATCCCGGTCTTGACGCCGTCGGCGAGGACGACCCCGAACTTTCGGCGACCCGTCGAGACGCGTTTCCCTTTGACCGTGAACTCGACTGACTCGTCGTCGTGGCGGAGGTTCGCGACGGTCGTGCCGGCCCCGAAGTTGACGTTTCGTCCGAGGACGCTGTCGCCGACGTACGAGAGGTGTCCGACCGTCGCTCCCGCCATGAGGACGCTGTTTTTGACCTCGACGGCGTGGCCGACGGACGCCCCCTCGTCGATCAGCGTCGCGCCGCGAACGTAGGCGTTGGGTCCGACGGACGCCCCGGAGCGAATCGTCGCCGGCCCCTCGATCACGACACCCGATTCGACTGTTGCGCCCTCCTCGACGACGACGTCGCCGGTAATCTTCGCGTCGTCGCTCACCTCGCCCTCGAGCCGTCGTTCCTGCTCGCCGAGTCTCCACTCGTTGGCCTCGAGCAGCTCCCACGGACGGCCGACGTCCATCCAGCGATCCATGACGACGGGCGTCACGTCGTGCTCGTCGACGGTCTTTGCGAGCACGTCCGTGATCTCGTGTTCGCCACGTTCGCTCTCGGGAACCTCGAGCCACCCCGCGGCTTCCGCGGGGAAGACGTACGCGCCGGCGTTCGCGAGGTTCGTCGGCGGCTTTGCGGGCTTTTCGACGATGCTCTCGACGCTCCCGCCTGCGGTCTCGAGGACGCCGTAGTTCGACGGATTCGCTACTTCGATCGCCCCGATCGCCGGACCAGAGTCGAGGAGTCGGTCGATCGCCGCCGCGTCGTAAAGGTTGTCCCCGTTGAGAACGGCGAACGGGCCGTCGAGGAACTCTCGAGCGGTCGAGACGGCGTGTGCCGTGCCCGCGCGCTCGGTTTGGGTCGCGTAGTTGATTGGAACTCCGCGACGACTATCGCCGAAGTACTCGACGACCGCCTCGGACTCGTAGCCGACGACGAGCACGAATTCGTCGACCCCGGCGTCGATAGCGGCGTCGACGGTGTGTGCAACCAGCGGTCGATCGGCGACGGGAAGCATCGGTTTGGGGACCGTCGCAGTGAGCGGGCGCATTCTCGTTCCCTCTCCGGCGGCGAGAACCACAGCTTTCATCGGAACGTGCTACTATCGGCCGCGAGTTAATGGTGTGGTTCGATCCTCACAGCCTGCACCGACGAAGTCACTCGCTGTGAGGCGAGGCGGTCGTTGCCGATTCGGTCAGGAGTCGTTCGCGTCCTCGAGTGACTGGTCAGATTCGTCGGCGGTCGACGAGCGGGCGTCGTCGTTCGTCGAGCGAGCATCGGCTCGTTCGTTCGCGGTCGCCGGCGGTTCTGGCGGCTCGAACGCGGCGGCCAACGCGCTTGCGACACGTGTCTCGAGAACCTCCTCGAGCGTGTGCGTCGACCGCAGTCCAAGAGCTGCCAGTGTGGCGACGAGCAATTGCACCGCTACCACTCCGACCGAGAGCGACCCGGAAACTACCGCGGCGACCATCGAGACGATCACGAATCCAAGCCCGGCGATGCCCGCTAGCCGAAGTGGTCGAGCGTGCACCGTTTCACCCACGCTCGCGACGGCTGCTTCCGTCCTCGAGTTCTCGTAGCTGCGCTCGAGCGTGTCCAGCACCCGGTCGACCGCGCGGATGATCGGGCCGACGGTGTAGGTCTCGCGAAGATCGATCACGATAACGTCCGGCTCAGGTTCCGCCGTCAGCCACCGATAGATGGCAGATTCTTTCGTGTAGCGGGCAAGCCAGTTGCCGGTACGGCGAAACGGTTCGAGGAGGATGCGTCCCGCGGCTCGACACCGCCGAAGAAACTGCACGACGCGCGAGTTCTCGAGCGCTTCGTTCGTCATGGATGGGTGATACACTCGGGCGCGATTCGGCGGGTGGACGTGTCGTTCGTCGCGGCTCGCCTGTCACCTCCGTTTCGTCGGCTGTCGACCACCGACCTGCCACCCCCCGCGTTCATATCGGATCAAACCAGACACGCTCACAAAGAGTTTCCCCTCTCCCGATTCGACTGGACTGACAACGCGTCGTGACCTCCGATCCGACGAGCGACGACGCCGAACGCGACCGAAATGGTGTCGTGTGCCGCGAGAGTCTCCCAACATCTTGGGCGAACAATGGCTCGTCAGGCCGGTTCGTGGTCGTCGGCCCACCGTCGATCGACCGCCCAGACGGCGAACGCGACCGAAGCGGCGACGAGCAGGACCGCCGGATCCGAGGAGACGTAGAGGTTCGGCGTCGGATGGCGATACCACGTCACGGGAAAGAGCCACGTGCCCGCGTGGCCGTCGGCGTAGCGTTTGACCGCGTCGAGGAGCAGATGCGAGAGGCCGCCGGCCAGGAGCAGCCCGTACGCCCGCATCCATCTGCGATCGAACGCGAGCGCACCGAGTCCGGCGAGAACGATGATTCCGCCGAGCGTCTGGAGCGCGTCGATAGCGAACGGCGCGCCGAGGATGCCTTCGACGGCCGGATCGGCGACGAACAGCCCGATTCGGTTCAGATCGGGGAGCACTGCGCCCACCATCGCCACTGCGATCCAGCGTTTGGAGAGCCACTCGAGTCGCCAGCTCGCGACCGTTCCCAGCGCGTAGGCGACCAGTACGTGTGTGAGCAAATCAGCCACGTCCGTTCACCTCCGAATCGTTGTCTCGAGGCTCGTTCGGCTTCTCGTTTCCCGCCGCGGTGTCGTCAGTCACCGCTCCGCTAGCCGGGTGCGTGTCGGTCCCGTAAGATCCTGATCCGGCTCTGGGCTCGAATCGAAGCCGTCGGAGATCGATCCGCCAATGCCGGAGGAAGAATCCAGCGGCGAACAGCCCACCGAGCGCCGAGACGACGTGTTTGTACGTGGCTGCGTTTGGGCTCGAGTTGACGACGACGATCTCGTCGGCGCGCATCGTTCCGTCATGGGCATCCGTCTCCTCGGACTCGAAGACGCCGTAGACCTGCACGAAGCCGCCCGGCTCTATGTCGTCAGTGTCGACGTTTCGAACCTCGAGTGCAGCGGCGACGTCACCGTGATCGTCCGTGACGTGGATCGTGATGCTGTCCTCGTGCACTGACTGGACATCGCCGAAGAGGAGCACGCGCTCGCCGACGTACTTGTCTTGGCTCTCGGCGAGCTGGTCACCGGTCGGGTGCGGCCAGGCGTCGTCGTACGTCGCCCCGTAGTGAACACAGAGGCCGAGTACCACGAGCGAGAGAGCGATTCCGAGCGCGAGTCTCCGTCGCCGGTCCATTCGTCCTCGAGATTACGGGGTCGGTACTTGGGAATGTCGGTCGCAATCACTATCGGGACGTCGCCGGGGCTGCAAGCGAGTTGGCCACTCGCGTCGTCTGTCGGGTCCAAGCCGGTAGTGGTTTTACGAACCGTTCCGATTGTAGACGTATGGATACGGGCGACGATCGCCACGAAAACGCCGGGCAGGACGTAATCGCCGTCGACGCCGCAGACACCGAACAGGGACTCGTCAACCGCCTCGAGGCCCACACGGGCGAGGGGATCCGCCATCGGGCGTTCACCTCGCTCGTCTTCGATCGAGACGACAACATCCTGCTCGCCCAGCGTGCGCCGGGGAAACGACTGTGGGGAACGTACTGGGACGGCACCGTCGCTTCCCACCCCGTCGAGGGCCAGACCCAGGAGGAAGCGACCAGAGAGCGACTCGAGGAGGAACTCGGAATCGGTCCGGATCAGTACGACGATCTCCGGGTTACCGATCGGTTCGAGTACAAGCGATACTTCGAAAACGAGGGCGTCGAACACGAAGTCTGCGCGGTCTTGAAACTGACCGTCTCGGATAGGACGCTCGAGCCGGATCCCGACGAGGTTGCGGGGCTGATGTGGGTCCCCTACGAGCGCTTGCAGGACAATCCGGAGTGGTACCGCCAGCTCCGGCTCTGTCCGTGGTTCGAGATCGCGATGCGTCGCGATATGCAGTAGACGAACGAGCGAACGGATGTTCTGAAAACGGCCGAACTTGTAGAGGGACGTTCTCGTCTCGATTCTGGTATCACGCTCCTGAATATGACATACTACTTCTATGTGTCATACGCTAACAAGGTTTATAACACCCCCGTCCGTACCGTCGTCTGTGGGCCGACGAAATCGGTCCGATATCGAAATGAGTTCCTCGCCACCAACAACCGAGACGTACGAAGTTGATCTCTCCCGAGGCGAACAGTGGGTCGTTCACGACGTGGTGGCACGCCGTGTCGACGACGCCATCGACGACGAGGATGTCCCGCCCGCCTGGGCGCTCGAGGTCGTCGAAACTATCGAGTCCGACGGGAAGACGTTCACCCGCGAGCAAGTCAACCGAACCTACGAGATCGTAACGGCGTATATCGAAACGCCGGAGACACCAGCGTCGGAGGTCGATACCGGCGAATCCGTGCTCGAGCAGTTCGAAGGTGCCCTCCCCCAGCTCGCGAACGAGTAACGCCGCTGCAGCCGCCCGTTTTTGCGGGCTGGTCGTCTTATGCTCGCGTCGTCGCCCAGACGGCCGTCGTTGCAAGGATGACCGCCGGAAACAGCGGCAAAATTAACAGCGCGAACCGGTACCCGACGTCGAGCGGCCAGAAAACGATCGCGAGCGGCGAGATGATGAACGCGTAGACGATAACGCCGACGAGTATCCACCCGCGCAGGCCGAACTCCCGGTCTGCGGTCCCGGGATGGTCGGGATCCTCGAGCCACTCTTCGTCCGCCGGTTCGTCTGCCGTGGATCCGTCGTCGAACTCGGACGGATCGTGTACGTATTCGCTGTCGTCGCTCGAGGTCACACGTTGGTCTTTCGAGCGGGTGATAAAAGTGCTCACGGTTCCGGGTTCGATTCGCCTGCAAACGTCCCGGCCGCGGATCGACTCCCGAGCGGACGGATTTCGACGGGCGAACCCGTCCAGTTGTCTATTGTACCTCGTCGGGTTGGAGGCCAGCGTTTTACCCGCCTGCGGGCGAACGTGATGGTATGACTACAGCGGGCGAGGCGGAATCCTCGAGCGATGGATCGGATTCGAACGGCGGCATCGGCGCTGCCGTCGTCACGATATCTGCGAACGGAACCCTCGAAGAAGACGAGGCTGGCGAAGCGATCGTCGAGGCGTTCGAAGCTGCGGGTCACGAAATTGTCACTCGCGAGTTAATCACGAGCGGCCACGACAACGTCCAGTCGAAGGTGTCTCGGCTCCTCGATCGCGACGATGTCGACATCATCGTGACCGCGGGCGGCACCGGCATCGGCCCCGACGACGCGACCGTCGAAGCCGTCAGACCATTGCTCGAGAAGGACCTCCCGGCCTTTGCCGACCTGTTTCACTTGCTCGCTTACGACGAGGTCGGGACGGCCGCCGTCACCAGCCGAACGCTCGCCGGCGTCGGCGATCAGATCCCCGTCTTTTGCTTGCCGAACGATCCCACCGCGACGCACATCGCGGCCGAATCGATCATCGTCCCGGAGGCGAGTCGATTGACCGCGCTGGCGACCGGAAACGGTCGCGAAAAATGAGTCCTCCGCCGTTTTGCAGGCTTCCTGACACACGATCTCGAGCGGACAGGCGGCTGGTAGGTTCAAGTCGCTTCGCGTCGAGACGAGCGTATGGTACCGGATCCCTCCAACCACGACGCCAACCGCACTACGAGTGCCGGGAACGGCTCCGAACGCCATGGTTCGAGTACCGGAAACGACCTCGAACGCCGCGTTTCGAGACCCGAAACCGAATCCAGTTACGGAATTCCTGAGGACGAAGCGGGCACCCTCCCGTGGTCGTTCGTGACCGATCGACTGGCTTTGGACGAACTCTTCTGGGTGGCTACGACCGGCCCGGACGGCCGGCCGCACGCCCGTCCGGTCTGGGGCGTCTGGCTCGATGGAACCTTCCACTGCGGCGGCGGGGACGGTGCTCGTTGGGTCCGAAACCTCGAGCGAAACCGCTCGCTCGCGGTCCACACGGAAGACGCGGAATCAGTGGTCATCATAGAGGGCAAAGCGGAGAAACTCACCGCGGCGGAGACGGCGCAATCGCGACTCCAGCGGATCGACGACGCTTACGAGAGCAAGTACGGCGTCCGACACGGAACGCCTGTCTTCGCAGTCCGTCCGACGACCGTGCTGGCGTGGAGCGACTACCCGACGGACGCCACGAGGTGGCGTTTTTCCGAGCGGCCCGCAGACGAGAACTCGGCTGGCAACGAGTGACCGCCCGCACGCCGAGAAATACCAATCCTGAACTCGCTCGACGTACGAACCGGTATCATGACCACCCCGTCCAAACAGGCGATTCGCGAACGCGTCTGGGACGATCTCGAGGAAAGCGGCGAAGCCAGGTTTCCGTTTCCGCCCCACGGTCGCATTCCGAACTTCGCCGGCGCGAGCGAGGCGGCCGATCGGCTGGCAGACCAACCGGAGTGGCAACAGGCTGAGACGATTAAGGCAAATCCCGACGCGCCACAGTTGCCGGTGCGCCGACGCGCCTTGCGCGAGGGAAAGACCGTTTACATGGCCGTTCCCAGACTCCGTTCCGAACGGTGTTTCTTGCGACTTGACCCCGACGAACTCGAGGATTACGACGAGGCGACTACCGTCTCGGGATCGTCGAAACACGGCGTCCAAGTCGGGCCCGAGGACGTTCCGGAGATTGACTTGATCGTCTCCGGCAGCGTTGCCGTGGGAACCGACGAACAGGGCGCAAGTTCGGGCGCGCGAATCGGAAAAGGCGAAGGATACAGCGACCTCGAGTACGCGATTCTTTTCGAACTGGATCTCGTCGACGATGAAACTCCGGTGGCGACGACCGTCCACGAACGACAGTGTGTCGACGACGAGATTCCCATCACCGACCACGACGTTCCGATGGACCTGATCGTCACGCCCGACCGAGTGTTCAAACCGGGCGGTTCCTCCGGGAGGACAGTGCCGTCCGGTATCGACTGGACGCTTCTTTCTGCCGAGCGACTCGAGGAGATACCCGTCTTGCGTCGACTCCGCGACTAATGCCGATCTGGAAGCGTTCGAAAACTGGTGTCCGGAGACCTGCGGTCACGCGGCCGCAGTGACCGTCCGGCCCGGACACCCGTAAACACAGACAACTCTCAGGATCCAATGGGTGATCCGTTGTGAGGATCCACGTCGGGACTCGTCGTCCCGACAGCCATCCGAAGCGCGATACGGGTGGTGCAGAGTGCCCGCATCGTCACGACGGCGTGGCAAGGTGGGGGAAGGGTGCTGTGGTGGGGTTGCTGGAAGTCACGGGTGCAAGGCGGTGGGTGCCTTTGTGTGGGTGTGCCCGTCGACCTCCACGTGCAACTATCGCCGTATCCCACTTCAACGATGGCGATGGTAGTCCCATCTTATCCTGAATTACCGCACAATTAACCACAGTTCAAACTGCCGATATCGGGTGATAGACTGTTTATATCGGTCGTATGTGCGTCGTATGCACGAATCTCGCTCGAGGATGATGACCGAGTGCTGCGATCGACTCAGGCGACCAGTTCTTCTGCGACCATCGCAGGTTCCATCAACGCGGGATCCAGCGCGAGATCGAGCTGTCCGCGGACGAACTCCGGTACCGAATCTCGCGCGTAGACGACGGTCCGGAGGTCGTCGTTCAAATCGAGCGCGATCGGGATCGTCGTCGACTGACCGACGTCGGTCAGCACGTACAGATCCGTCCCGACGATCCCCGCCTCTTCGAGTTTCGGACGGGAGAGGGTCCCCTCGAGCCGGGTGACGGAGACGCCTTCGGCCTCGAGCGCGTCGCCGAGGCCGTCCTCGTCCGGTCCGGCAATGATTGCGTCCATGCTCACTCGTACTCGATCGTCGCGGGTGGCTTGTG contains the following coding sequences:
- a CDS encoding MogA/MoaB family molybdenum cofactor biosynthesis protein, which codes for MTTAGEAESSSDGSDSNGGIGAAVVTISANGTLEEDEAGEAIVEAFEAAGHEIVTRELITSGHDNVQSKVSRLLDRDDVDIIVTAGGTGIGPDDATVEAVRPLLEKDLPAFADLFHLLAYDEVGTAAVTSRTLAGVGDQIPVFCLPNDPTATHIAAESIIVPEASRLTALATGNGREK
- a CDS encoding pyridoxamine 5'-phosphate oxidase family protein; protein product: MVPDPSNHDANRTTSAGNGSERHGSSTGNDLERRVSRPETESSYGIPEDEAGTLPWSFVTDRLALDELFWVATTGPDGRPHARPVWGVWLDGTFHCGGGDGARWVRNLERNRSLAVHTEDAESVVIIEGKAEKLTAAETAQSRLQRIDDAYESKYGVRHGTPVFAVRPTTVLAWSDYPTDATRWRFSERPADENSAGNE
- a CDS encoding DNA-binding protein, translated to MDRRRRLALGIALSLVVLGLCVHYGATYDDAWPHPTGDQLAESQDKYVGERVLLFGDVQSVHEDSITIHVTDDHGDVAAALEVRNVDTDDIEPGGFVQVYGVFESEETDAHDGTMRADEIVVVNSSPNAATYKHVVSALGGLFAAGFFLRHWRIDLRRLRFEPRAGSGSYGTDTHPASGAVTDDTAAGNEKPNEPRDNDSEVNGRG
- a CDS encoding DUF7126 family protein, giving the protein MDAIIAGPDEDGLGDALEAEGVSVTRLEGTLSRPKLEEAGIVGTDLYVLTDVGQSTTIPIALDLNDDLRTVVYARDSVPEFVRGQLDLALDPALMEPAMVAEELVA
- a CDS encoding VOC family protein — its product is MDGTLDHVMLRVADLDDSLEWYQTHLDYEEKDRHEGDGFTIVYLGPEEMHEEGAMLELTHNEDEDDLEVGDAWGHIAVRVPEDELESSYQQLMDEGVEDYRDPESCGGRYAFVKDPDGHEIEIVKRDYGAKWSLDHTMIRVEDADEAIGFWTRKFEYEHAGRWESDTFANYFMKPEGAAEEAMTVELTYNYDGRSYELGDAWGHLCVEVDDLAGDWEQLQTREAADYRDPESNDNMYAFTKDQDGHEIELLERDPNADSLFPF
- a CDS encoding DUF7853 family protein, producing MGRRNRSDIEMSSSPPTTETYEVDLSRGEQWVVHDVVARRVDDAIDDEDVPPAWALEVVETIESDGKTFTREQVNRTYEIVTAYIETPETPASEVDTGESVLEQFEGALPQLANE
- a CDS encoding NUDIX hydrolase; amino-acid sequence: MDTGDDRHENAGQDVIAVDAADTEQGLVNRLEAHTGEGIRHRAFTSLVFDRDDNILLAQRAPGKRLWGTYWDGTVASHPVEGQTQEEATRERLEEELGIGPDQYDDLRVTDRFEYKRYFENEGVEHEVCAVLKLTVSDRTLEPDPDEVAGLMWVPYERLQDNPEWYRQLRLCPWFEIAMRRDMQ
- a CDS encoding Na+/H+ antiporter NhaC family protein produces the protein MPEFGALSILPPLLAIVLAIVTRRPMLSLFLGIWSGAIIYTESLGIAQTFDWIVSGIIADDGFYVEILLFTLLLGSGVALIWRLGGATAVRQWATANLQTRRNVGLTTWLLGLLLFFDDYANTAIVGSTMRELSDQLRISREKLSYIVDSTSAPVATIGLSSWVAFQLSLIADAYDGLDGVSETPTAFETFIGSIPFNTYALLAIVMVGVIVYTGRDYGEMLTAEHRAWSSGKVNRDDAQPLQEVEKDLGEPIEDKPMLRTFFGPVVVLLAVTLSGAVWTGHQSWLSAQEEAGAPTAFGAAADESGTVQVLVDIVGAGNFTSSLIWGSFAMVTTAIAIGIAYDLFDLSDGVETVLDGFRLMLTAVTILVLAWGISSTTDALGTGDFVAGVVGASIPAALLPLVILFVSAFVAFTMGSSWATMTIVTPIAITVAFEMTGTFEPMPVVVGAVFSGAIFGDHTSPISDTSVLSSTFTGADLIDHVRTQFYYAGTVMAVVIVCYLLYGFLEVPPLIFLPLGFVLLVGLVYALSELDARRRGVEPVVSNVPQEDPESVSAREPTTDSTE
- a CDS encoding 5-formyltetrahydrofolate cyclo-ligase, with the translated sequence MTTPSKQAIRERVWDDLEESGEARFPFPPHGRIPNFAGASEAADRLADQPEWQQAETIKANPDAPQLPVRRRALREGKTVYMAVPRLRSERCFLRLDPDELEDYDEATTVSGSSKHGVQVGPEDVPEIDLIVSGSVAVGTDEQGASSGARIGKGEGYSDLEYAILFELDLVDDETPVATTVHERQCVDDEIPITDHDVPMDLIVTPDRVFKPGGSSGRTVPSGIDWTLLSAERLEEIPVLRRLRD
- the glmU gene encoding bifunctional sugar-1-phosphate nucleotidylyltransferase/acetyltransferase, which codes for MKAVVLAAGEGTRMRPLTATVPKPMLPVADRPLVAHTVDAAIDAGVDEFVLVVGYESEAVVEYFGDSRRGVPINYATQTERAGTAHAVSTAREFLDGPFAVLNGDNLYDAAAIDRLLDSGPAIGAIEVANPSNYGVLETAGGSVESIVEKPAKPPTNLANAGAYVFPAEAAGWLEVPESERGEHEITDVLAKTVDEHDVTPVVMDRWMDVGRPWELLEANEWRLGEQERRLEGEVSDDAKITGDVVVEEGATVESGVVIEGPATIRSGASVGPNAYVRGATLIDEGASVGHAVEVKNSVLMAGATVGHLSYVGDSVLGRNVNFGAGTTVANLRHDDESVEFTVKGKRVSTGRRKFGVVLADGVKTGINTSLYPGVKLSPNTTTNPGEVVERDR